In Juglans microcarpa x Juglans regia isolate MS1-56 chromosome 4S, Jm3101_v1.0, whole genome shotgun sequence, a single window of DNA contains:
- the LOC121263413 gene encoding DNA replication complex GINS protein PSF3-like: protein MGKFYDMDDIITDEEVVSIVFEKAACGVGIDPSSETDSVEVGSKVELPFWLAHELQLRQAVSMNIPTCFNQKTRLEIQADSACVDLRSRCPFFYEFGCKIAPLVGVRTIGPLLLSAFKSRYKEVLTKAHTAAFPAASKHLTILTKEETNLYEAAQSSMTAFKRWRMGGPRFQRASVLGRKRKSTD, encoded by the exons ATGGGAAAATTCTATGACATGGATGATATTATTACGGATGAAGAG GTTGTCTCGATTGTGTTTGAAAAGGcagcatgtggagtgggaatcgATCCAAGTTCCGAAACTGACAGT GTTGAAGTGGGTTCAAAGGTAGAGCTGCCTTTTTGGCTTGCACACGAGTTGCAACTGAGACAAGCAGTATCAATGAATATTCCCACTTGTTTCAATCAAAA AACGAGGTTGGAAATACAGGCTGATTCTGCATGTGTGGATCTGAGATCTCGATGCCCATTCTTCTATGAATTTGGATGCAAGATAGCACCACT CGTGGGTGTTAGAACCATTGGACCTTTGCTCCTATCTGCGTTTAAGAGCAGGTACAAGGAAGTCCTCACCAAGGCACACACTGCAGCATTTCCAGCAGCTTCCAAGCATCTAACAATTTTGACAAAAGAAGAAACTAATT TGTATGAGGCTGCTCAATCCTCAATGACAGCCTTTAAGAGGTGGCGAATGGGTGGCCCCAGATTTCAGAGAGCTTCCGTTCTTGGTAGGAAGAGAAAATCAACTGATTAG